Proteins from a genomic interval of Rosa chinensis cultivar Old Blush chromosome 2, RchiOBHm-V2, whole genome shotgun sequence:
- the LOC112185081 gene encoding uncharacterized protein LOC112185081: MALDMRSRRAKRLLEEHDGENCNGEEEVQAMDNCHRLCPLIAETGNIGFAMQAMHQSKSMKSRNVAQSLVAEKNYTSEHLRKRFRSTQRNGALMLTEKSANNTNLDVDNTG, translated from the exons ATGGCACTTGATATGCGGTCCAGAAGAGCAAAGAGATTATTAGAAGAGCATGATGGTGAGAATTGTAATGGTGAAGAAGAAGTGCAAGCAATGGACAATTGTCACAGACTTTGTCCGCTGATAGCTGAAACTGGAAATATTGGTTTTGCTATGCAAGCAATGCATCAGAGTAAATCAATGAAATCAAGAAATG TGGCTCAGTCTCTGGTGGCAGAGAAGAATTATACTTCTGAACATTTGAGGAAACGATTTCGAAGTACTCAGCGAAATGGTGCTCTGATGCTCACTGAAAAGTCAGCAAATAATACAAATTTGGATGTTGATAATACAGGTTAA
- the LOC112185716 gene encoding ATP synthase 6 kDa subunit, mitochondrial yields the protein MRKFNAWLVFFKREWNWNWPFLVVFAITGILITKFSLCLTEEDAKNSPFV from the exons ATGAGAAAGTTCAATGCTTGGCTTGTGTTCTTCAAGCGCGAGTGGAATTGGAATTGGCCTTTCCTCGTCGTCTTCGCTATCACCGGGATTCTCATCACTAAGTTCTCTCTCTGTCTCACTG AGGAGGATGCGAAGAACTCGCCTTTTGTATAG